A stretch of Labrus mixtus chromosome 7, fLabMix1.1, whole genome shotgun sequence DNA encodes these proteins:
- the kctd6a gene encoding BTB/POZ domain-containing protein KCTD6a, whose product MENGDLGHMMGEPVSLNVGGCVYSTSRSTLLRYPDSILGAMFRGDIPTVRDARGNYFIDRDGQLFRYILNFLRTSELTLPCDFKETELLRKEADFYQIEPLMQCLGDPKPLLPYPTNTYEEVVELSSTRKLSKYSNPVAVIITQLTITTKIRAVLESISSGFPKWNKHMMDTRDYQVSFTFGPCDHQQEVSLRVHLLDFISQAGFTIRNTRVHHMSERANENTVEHHWTFCRPTHKVRG is encoded by the exons ATGGAGAATGGAGACCTGGgtcacatg ATGGGGGAGCCAGTGAGTCTGAATGTGGGCGGCTGTGTTTACAGCACGTCTCGGTCCACGCTGCTGCGCTACCCAGACTCCATACTGGGAGCCATGTTCAGAGGGGACATCCCCACCGTGAGGGACGCACGCGGGAACTACTTCATCGACCGCGACGGTCAGCTGTTCCG CTACATCCTGAACTTCCTGCGCACATCAGAGCTCACGCTACCGTGCGACTTCAAGGAGACTGAGCTGCTCAGGAAGGAGGCTGACTTTTATCAGATTGAGCCCCTGATGCAGTGCCTGGGAGACCCCAAACCACTGTTGCCTTATCCCACCAACACCTACGAGGAGGTGGTGGAGCTTTCCAGCACCAGGAAGCTGTCCAAGTACTCCAACCCTGTCGCCGTCATCATCACCCAGCTCACCATCACTACCAAG ATCCGTGCTGTTTTGGAGTCCATCTCCAGCGGTTTCCCAAAGTGGAACAAACACATGATGGACACCAGAGACTACCAGGTGTCTTTCACCTTCGGACCATGTGACCACCAACAGGAAGTCAGCCTGCGTGTCCACCTGCTTGACTTCATCTCCCAAGCT GGTTTCACGATACGTAACACACGTGTTCACCACATGAGCGAGCGAGCCAATGAGAACACAGTGGAGCACCATTGGACGTTCTGCAGACCAACTCACAAAGTCAGAGGCTGA
- the LOC132977241 gene encoding DNA ligase 1-like, producing the protein MTSEKSDTNEGDTSPKSETNEHDYAHAVAGNSSSVTHAQVSFTTPAESDTIPPEQSTLQVELPEPAVGAEVDCLGGHDVEASSQQETTGDPQRSTGDPQRSAAPHLSGSAAGSRTTGTRRRNPVRRPEDRNCGSCKCEFERQGRSFNRRAVYTFTTPETVHWVFPETTVHDKSFLCETCAQVIRSKCKRKQSTKRSLWLKPPVTQQSKLKDKRKNDRRMGKKSKAALLVSKSCYKAALKMLWSAKGARKPMMEFWRKQLKEEMKALTRHTDSPFQEKVSSKKPLSSFPWRRCLDWAQEKAPLVSTCLTSLFPDINALSKSGHQLSEEQAQTLLERRTVVALSIPLFTRNVWKNNFLQAALGAELRLQGCTSSALEALNTMGLCQNKDTVRLLLHRLRNSKKSSQNGGQRMKMQIKGEQMADVVEEDIEEDEEEEEEDEDEEDEDEEEEEEEEQEIEMAVEEEVEEAEVQDDVPMEEDEDQAAAAEEEKKRKRKKAKKQKKEEKRKERGKRKVKEREEAEQQEEEDDEGSEQKKRRVVVVRLGLLKGHSEVGRSDLSAP; encoded by the exons ATGACGAGTGAGAAAAGTGACACCAACGAGGGGGACACCAGCCCTAAATCAGAGACAAACGAGCACGACTATGCCCACGCTGTGGCAGGTAACTCCTCCTCCGTCACACACGCACAGGTGAGCTTTACTACACCGGCCGAGTCAGACACGATCCCTCCGGAGCAGTCGACCCTGCAGGTTGAGCTTCCGGAGCCGGCTGTGGGTGCGGAGGTGGACTGCCTTGGTGGACACGATGTGGAAGCGTCCTCTCAGCAAGAGACAACCGGAGACCCCCAAAGGTCAACCGGAGACCCCCAAAGGTCGGCCGCACCACACCTGTCCGGTTCCGCCGCAGGGTCTCGAACAACAGGCACCCGCCGTCGAAACCCTGTGCGGCGGCCGGAGGACAGAAACTGCGGCAGCTGCAAGTGTGAGTTCGAGCGGCAGGGCCGTAGCTTCAACCGGAGAGCGGTGTACACCTTCACCACCCCGGAGACCGTGCACTGGGTCTTCCCGGAGACCACCGTGCACGACAAGTCCTTCCTGTGTGAGACCTGCGCGCAGGTCATCAGGAGCAAATGCAAGCGCAAACAGAGCACGAAGAGGTCCCTGTGGCTGAAACCGCCTGTCACTCAACAG TCAAAACTGAAAGACAAGAGGAAGAATGACCGCAGGATGGGGAAGAAGAGCAAAGCAGCCCTGCTGGTGAGCAAGTCCTGCTACAAGGCCGCTTTAAAAATGCTCTGGTCTGCTAAAGGAGCCCGCAAGCCCATGATGGAGTTCTGGAGAAAACAGCtgaaggaggag aTGAAGGCACTGACGCGACATACTGACAGTCCTTTCCAGGAGAAGGTGTCGAGCAAGAAGCCGCTGTCCTCCTTCCCCTGGCGTCGCTGTCTGGACTGGGCCCAGGAGAAAGCTCCACTTGTCTCCACCTGCCTCACCTCGCTGTTTCCCGACATCAACGCCCTCTCCAAGAGCGGACA tcagCTGTCGGAGGAGCAGGCTCAGACGCTGCTGGAGCGCCGGACCGTGGTGGCACTTTCCATCCCGCTCTTCACCAGGAACGTCTGGAAGAACAACTTCCTGCAGGCGGCTCTGGGGGCTGAGCTGCGCCTGCAGGGCTGCACTAGCTCCGCCCTCGAGGCCCTCAACACCATGGGCCTGTGTCAGAACAAAGACACCGTCAGGCTACTTCTGCATCGGCTCCGAAACAGCAAGAAGAGT TCACAGAACGGAGGACAGAGAATGAAGATGCAGATTAAAGGAGAACAGATGGCAGATGTTGTGGAAGAGGATatagaggaggatgaagaagaagaggaggaggatgaggatgaagaagacgaggatgaggaagaagaggaagaagaagagcaggaaaTTGAGATGGCAGTAGAGGAAGAAGTGGAAGAGGCTGAGGTGCAGGACGATGTGCCAATGGAGGAAGACGAGGatcaagcagcagcagcagaggaggagaagaagaggaagcggAAGAAGGCGAAGAAgcaaaagaaggaggagaagaggaaggagagaggaaaacgCAAGGTGAAGGAGCGAGAGGAGgcggagcagcaggaggaggaggacgatgaagggtcggagcagaagaagaggagggtggtggtggtgaggcTCGGCCTGCTGAAGGGACACTCGGAGGTTGGACGATCCGACCTGTCAGCTCCCTGA
- the pdhb gene encoding pyruvate dehydrogenase E1 component subunit beta, mitochondrial → MAASLRCFLRTGKDVVSALGRREFHRSAPVAVQVTVRDALNQAMDEELERDEKVFLLGEEVAQYDGAYKVSRGLWKKYGDKRIIDTPITEMGFAGIAVGAAMAGLRPICEFMTFNFSMQAIDQVINSAAKTYYMSAGQQSVPIVFRGPNGASAGVAAQHSQCFAAWYGHCPGLKVVSPWNSEDARGLLKAAIRDDNPVVFLENELMYGVPFEMSEEALSKDFTIPIGKAKVERQGTHVTLVTHSRYVGHCLDAAVVLSKEGIECEVVNLRTIRPLDVDTIEASVMKTNHLVTVEGGWPQFGVGAEICARVMEGPAFNYLDAPATRVTGVDIPMPYAKILEDNSVPQIKDIILSIKKTLNV, encoded by the exons ATGGCTGCGTCCCTGAGGTGTTTTCTCCGCACAGGAAAA gATGTCGTGTCGGCGCTGGGACGGCGGGAGTTTCACAGGAGTGCTCCTGTCGCTGTGCAG GTGACGGTCCGTGATGCCCTGAACCAGGCGATGGACGAGGAGCTGGAGAGGGACGAGAAGGTGTTCCTGCTGGGTGAGGAGGTGGCTCAGTACGATGGAGCCTACAAG GTGAGCAGGGGTCTGTGGAAGAAGTATGGAGACAAGCGCATCATCGACACCCCAATCACAGAG aTGGGCTTTGCCGGCATTGCAGTTGGAGCCGCCATG GCTGGCCTGAGACCCATCTGTGAGTTCATGACCTTTAACTTCTCCATGCAAGCCATCGATCAGGTCATCAACTCTGCAGCAAAGACGTACTACATGTCAGCCGGTCAGCAGTCGGTGCCCATCGTCTTCAGGGGCCCCAACGGAGCGTCAGCCGGCGTGGCTGCTCAGCACTCACAGTGTTTCGCTGCGTG GTACGGTCACTGTCCAGGTCTGAAGGTTGTGAGTCCCTGGAACTCAGAGGATGCCAGAGGTCTCCTTAAAGCAGCGATCAGGGACGACAACCCGG TGGTGTTCCTGGAGAACGAGCTGATGTACGGTGTTCCCTTCGAGATGTCGGAGGAGGCACTGTCCAAAGACTTCACCATTCCCATCGGCAAGGCCAAGGTCGAGAGGCAAG GGACTCATGTGACTCTGGTGACTCACTCTCGGTATGTCGGTCACTGTCTGGATGCTGCTGTCGTCCTCTCCAAGGAGGGAATCGAGTGcgag gtgGTCAACCTGCGGACCATCCGTCCTCTGGATGTGGACACCATTGAGGCCAGTGTGATGAAGACGAACCACCTGGTGACGGTGGAGGGCGGCTGGCCTCAGTTTGGGGTCGGAGCTGAGATCTGTGCCAGGGTCATGGAAG GTCCTGCCTTCAACTACCTGGACGCTCCGGCCACCAGGGTGACGGGCGTGGACATCCCCATGCCGTACGCCAAAATCCTGGAGGACAACAGCGTGCCACAGATCAAAGACATCATCCTGTCCATCAAAAAGACCCTCAATgtctga